The Nocardia bhagyanarayanae region CGTCGGGCCCTGGCACGCGGTGCCACGCCCAGTCCAGCAGCGCCGCGGCCAGGTAGTCGACGGTGCGGAAACCCTCGCCGAACCGTGCGGCCTCGGCCATCCGCTCGACGAGCTCGGCGGGCATCGGCTCGCCGGTCTCGACATGTTTGGCGTAGTTGGCCAGCACCTCCGGCCGGTCCATCCACATCTCGTTGACCTGCGAGGGGAATTCGACGAAGTCGCGCGGCACCTCGGTCCCGGCGAAGAAGGGGAACCGGACGTCCGAGAACAAGCCGTGCAGCGCGTGCCCGAACTCGTGGAAGAGCGTGCGGACGTTGTCCCAGGTGAGCAGGGCGGGCTCGCCCGCGGGCGGCTTGGCGATGTTCAGGTTGTTGACCACCACCGGTCGCGTCCCCAGCAGCCGCGACTGACCGACCAATTCGTTCATCCACGCGCCGCCGCGCTTGGACGGCCTGGCGAAGAAGTCGCCGAGAAACAATCCGAGCGCGCTGCCGTCCGCGTCGAACACCTCGAAGACGCGGACCTCCGGGTGGTAGCCCACCAGATCGGTGCGCTCGACGAAGCTGATTCCGTAGACCTGCTCGGCGGCGAAGAACACGCCGTCCCGCAGCACCCGCTCGAGCTCGAAGTAGGGGCGCAGCGCCTCGGTGTCCAGCGAAAAGCGTTCCGCCCTCAGCTTTTCCGACCAGTACTGCCAATCCCACGCGCGCAGCTCGGCGTCCGCGTCGTCGGCGCGCATGGCCGCCGCGAGCTCCGCGGCCTCCCGTTCGGCATTGGCGACGGCGGGCGGGACCAGCCGTCCCAGCATCTCCTCCACCGCCCCAGCGGTTTTCGCGGTCTGGTCTTCGACCGCGTAGGCCGCGTGGTCCTGGTAGCCGAGCAGCGCCGCTCGCTCGGCTCGCAGTGCGGCGATTCGGACGGCGAGGTGAGCGTTGCGGCCGTCCGCGCCGAATCCGCGCTCGAGCGAGGCCTCGAGCATCCTGCGCCGTACCTCCCGGTCGGCCAGCTCGGCGAGGACGGGCTGGTTCGACACGTTCTGGAGGCGCAGCGCCCACGCGCCCTCCCGGCCCAGCGAGCGGGCGTTCTCGGCCGCGGCCGTCACCGCAGTGGAACCCAGGCCCGCCAGCTCCTGCTCGCTCTCCACGACCAAGGCTGCGGCATTGGTCGCGGCCAGCAGGTTCTGCCCAAACTCGGTTGCCGCCGTAGCCAATTCCGCATTGAGCTCGCGTAAGCGCGCCTGCCCTTCGGCATCCAGTCGCGCGCCCGCTCGGACGAACCGAATGTGGTACTGCTCCAACAGCCGAGCTTCCTCGGCGTCCAGCCCGAGCTGCTCGCGTTCCCGGTACAGCGAGTCGATCCTGGCGAACAGCTTCGGATCGAGATACACCGCGTCCCGGTGCGCGGCGAGCCGCGGCGAGATCTCCGCCTCGATCGCCTCGATCCGCTCGTTCGAATCCGAACCGACGATATTGAAGAACACATTCGACACCCGCGTCAGCAGCGCACCCGAACGCTCCAGCGCCACAACGGTATCCTCGAACGTCGCCTTCCCCGCACCGGCCGTGATCACCCCGATCTCGGCCAACTGCTCCGCCATCCCCCGCTCGAACGCGGGCAGATAATGCTCGTCGCGAATCTCCGCGAACGGCGGCAGCTCGTAGGGCAGCGCACTGCGCTCGAAGAACGGGTTGCTCGTCATGCGAGAACTCTATGCCCGCCCCCCACACCCCCGACAACGCTTTCCCGCAGCCACCCGCCGCCGACGGCGAATCGCAGGGTCGGCCCAAGGTAGTGATACGAGTTCTACTCGAATGTGAGATGTGTAACACACGTCCGCTCCCGGCCGAATAGTTCTGCGGCACCGCTGGATTGCGGTGCGATGCAATGGGGGTCGGTATCCGAATCAGCTGAACCCGATTGTCTGTGACGCATGTTCCGAACCAGAAAGGGCTGTCAGCTGTGACGTCTCCGATGCTGTCCAAGGGCCAGAACGTTCCGCTGCCGGACGATGTCGATCGCATCGATGTCGTCATCGGATGGACCGAATCGGAGATCGAAGTCGATGCGTCAGCGCTATTGCTCGGAGCCGATCGACGGGTCGGGTCCGATGCCGACTTCATTTTCTACAACCAACCTGAATCGACCGACGGATCGGTCCGGTTCCTCGGTACCAGTGCGACCGAGGAGGGTGCACAAGCTCGGATCGCGATCGATCTGTCGGCTGTGCCGGACAGCGTCCACACGGTTGCACTCGCGGGCAGCGTCGGAGTCGGGACGTTCGGAGATCTCGGCAAACTCGCGCTCCGGGTCGTCGACGCTGCCGGATTGTCGCTGGCCGAGTATGTAACCGCGGACGCAACCATGGAGTCGGCGTTCGTATTCGGCGAGATCTACCGTCGCGGCGGGGCGTGGAAGGTCCGTGCTGTCGGGCAGGGGTGGGAGTCGGGGCTGGCGGGTCTTGCCAAGGACTTCGGCGTCGACGTCGATGACGCCGAACCCGAAACAGGCTGTACAGAACCGGATTCCGCACCAGCGAGTGAGCCGGATCCTGCCGCGCCCGTAGAACCAGTTGCCGCAGAGCCCGATGGCCAGCCGCAGCAGGCGCCCGCATCAGGTGCCCGAGCAAGCGGACAGGGTCGCGGTGTCAGAACGGCCAAACGGGCGTTGAAGAAGGCCAAGCCCCTCGAATTCAGGCTCGCCGAACTGGACACCTGGCAACCGGCGCGATTGTTCTCGGTAGTCGGCGTCGGAGCGGGGGAGGAGCAGGAGCGTCGCGCCACATCGGCACTGATCGGCACGATGCAAGCTGTCCGGCCATTCGCACGTGCGGTGTGCGCCAGGATGGGCGCCCCGGTCGGCGCATTCGAGGGGTACGTCGAGGTGCAATACGAACGCGGTGAATCGAAGGTGATACCGGATGCCGTCCTGAAGGTTTCGCGAGGTAGCCGGGTGTGGACCGGATTGCTCGAGGTCAAGACGGGAAACGGCAAGCTCAAACGTGATCAGCTCGAGAGCTATCTGGATGTGGCGCGTAAAAAGAAGTACGACGCGGTAGTCAGCTTGTCGAACGACGTTCCCGCGAGCCCGGGAGAGCTCCCGGTCGAAGTCGACCGCCGCAAGCTGGCCAAAGTGGCTTTGCGGCATCTGTCCTGGGCGGAAGTGGCGCACGAAGCCCGAATGTTGCTCTCGCACGGCGGCATCGACAACGAATTGCAGGCCTGGATACTCGGTGAGTTCTTGCGCTACCTCGACCACCCCCGCTCCGGGGCAACCGAGTTCGTCGACATGGGTCGGCACTGGGTGGCGGTTCGGGATTCGGTGACGGCGGGTACTTTGCGTGCGGGTGATCAGAAGGCACTGACGGTCGCGGACACATGGGTGTCGTTGTCGAGGCACCTCGCCTTGCGATTGACTGCCGAACTCGGTGTCACGGTCAAGCACATACTGCCCCGGCGTCACCGCTCTGACCCGGCTGCCCGCAACGCCGCGGTCGCGGAGCGGCTCGCGGCGGATGGCACGTTCGAAGCCGTGCTGCGCATCCCCGATACCGCGGGAGATCTGGTCGTGATCGCCGACGTGCGCACGAACAAGGTTCGGTGCCGCACGGTTCTCGACGCGCCGAACGAGGGGTCGTCCGGTCGCCGCATGTCGTGGTTGCTCAGGCAACTCGAGGATGCCCCTGGCGATGTGCAGGTCGAGGCTGTGTTCTCGGAGCGCGGCAACGAGGCATGCGAGCACCTCGCGACGGTGCGCGCGAATCCGAAAGTGCTGACCGACGGTCGTTCGGGTGCGATCGTGTCGTTCTCGTTGGAGCAGACCTTCCCGATGGGCAACCGGAGAGCCGGTACCGCGGCTAGTTTCATCTCCAGCGTCACCTCGGCGACCGACGCGTTCTACGGGTCGGTGGTACAGCCGTTGCGCGGATGGGTGCCCGCCGCACCCAAACAGCCGGAGCAAGTGCAGTCCGAGGCCGCGGCATCCACAGAGTGATGGGTCTGGCCTCGGAACCTCACCGCCGGGTGCGCCGACGCGCGGCTATCGTGGAGGCGTGGGCATCATCGGCGAGCTGTTCGGCAACAAGCTGAACGACGAGGGCAGCGAGGACAGCGACGGACAGCTGCACGAGCCGCGCGTCGACGTGGATCTGGACGCGGGCGTAGTCCGGTTGTCCGCCCCGGCGCGGTCGAACGAGAACGACACCACCGGCTGACCGCGTTCAGCTGGTTTCGGCGAGGGCGGGGCGGGGTTGGCCGCGGGTGAGGAGCCAGCCGACGGCGGTGGCGAGCGGGAACATGAGGACGCCGTAAACCGCTGCGGGCACGGCCATTTCGGTACTGTCGAGGACGCTGATGGCGATGGTGATCGCGATGGTGCTGTTGTGGATGCCCACTTCCATCGAGCAGGCGATGGCTTGGCGGTCGGGGACGCCGAGCCAGCGGGGGAGGAAGTAGCCCGCGGTCAGGCTGGCGAGGCAGAACAGCGTGGTGACCGCGCCGACGTCGAGGGCGTAGTCGACCAGGTTGTCGCGCTCGGCGACCATGGTGCCGACGACGACCAGCGCCAGCGTCAGCGCCGAGCCGATGCGCACCGGCCGATCCATCCGGTCGGCGAACCCGCTCCACAGCCGCCGCACCACCATCCCGATCGCCACCGGAACCAGCACGATCGCGAACACCTGGACCACCTTGCCGAATTGCAGGCCGACCGTGCCCGCCCCCTCGTCCGGATCGAAGTAGTCGATAGCGAAGTTGGTCACCAGCGGCACCGTGACCACCGCGATGATCGAATTGACCGCGGTGAGAGACACATTCAGCGCCACATCGCCGCGGAACAGATGGCTGAACAGGTTCGCGGTCGTCCCGCCCGGCGAGGACGCGAGCAGCATCATGCCGACCGCGAGGATCGGCGGCAGATCGAACAGCAGCACCAGTCCGAAGGCGACGATCGGCAACACCACCAGCTGGCAGGCGAGCGCGATCGCCACGGTCTTCGGGTTGCGGGCGATGCGGGTGAAGTCCGCGACCGTCAGCGACAATCCCAGGCCGAACATGATGACGGCCAAAGCTATTGGCAGACCGACGGATACGAGCGGAGAGTCCATATTCTTCCTCAGCATTCGCGGGCCGAAGCCCACATCTGAGACCAATTCGACTCAGAATGAATGGAGGGTAGCGGCATGTGATCTACGTCGCAACCAATCCGGCCGCGTCGGCCTGCGCCACGCCGACGAACGAACCCCTCCCGACCGGTCGGAAGGGGTTCGCGAGATTGCCGCCGCGAGGCAGCGGCGAAAATTCCTACTTGGCCGAACCGCTCGCCGAGAGCGACGACAGCAGGCAGTCCCAGTGCGGAGCGCCGCCCGGGCACCCTGGGTTGGCGACCTGCTCCGACTGCGAAGCCGGTTCGGCGGGCTCCAGCGGGATGGCCGAGGCCGGGACAACCCCGGCCAACGGGGCCAGCAGAAGGGCGCCGGCGAGCATTCCGGCGCGAAGGTGCTTACGCATCGAGAATTCCTTTCGGGCGGCAACGGGTGGCCGCCGCCGACGACGCTATCGATGGCTCCGAGTCCGCGGACAGACCTGGAAAGGTGGGCCACCGAAACTCGGGGCCGTGCGGACCTCCCCCTCCGGTCGTCACCGATCTTGCACAATCGGTATATGGCCAAGCCCTGCCTGCTCTTGCAGTTGCGGCCCGAGCGCGCCGCAGCGGACGACGAGTATCGCGCGATCCTGCGCGCCGGCGAGCTCCAAGCCGACGACGTGGTGCGGGTGAAGATGGACGAGGAATTCCCGCACATAGACCTCGACGACTACTCGGCGGTGATCGTCGGCGGTGGTCCCAGCAACGTCAGCAGCCCGGAGGACCAGAAGTATCCCTACCAGCGGCGCTTCGAGCCCCGCCTGAAGAAGTTGATGACCGAGATCGTCGGCCGCGACTTCCCGTACCTGGGCGCCTGCTACGGCCTGGGCATTCTGGCGGACGTGCTCGGCGGGAAGGTCAGCGGCGACCGATACGGCGAGACCGCGGGCGCGCAGACCATCGAACTGGTCGACCACGCGGACGAAGACCCGCTCCTACGCGACCTGCCGCGGTCGTTCCGCGCGTTCGTCGGCCACAAGGAGGCCTGCCAAGAGGTGCCGCCCGGCGCGACGCTGCTGGCCGGGTCGTCCGGCTGCCTGGTGCAGATGATCCGAACCGGCCAGCACGT contains the following coding sequences:
- a CDS encoding M3 family metallopeptidase; translation: MTSNPFFERSALPYELPPFAEIRDEHYLPAFERGMAEQLAEIGVITAGAGKATFEDTVVALERSGALLTRVSNVFFNIVGSDSNERIEAIEAEISPRLAAHRDAVYLDPKLFARIDSLYREREQLGLDAEEARLLEQYHIRFVRAGARLDAEGQARLRELNAELATAATEFGQNLLAATNAAALVVESEQELAGLGSTAVTAAAENARSLGREGAWALRLQNVSNQPVLAELADREVRRRMLEASLERGFGADGRNAHLAVRIAALRAERAALLGYQDHAAYAVEDQTAKTAGAVEEMLGRLVPPAVANAEREAAELAAAMRADDADAELRAWDWQYWSEKLRAERFSLDTEALRPYFELERVLRDGVFFAAEQVYGISFVERTDLVGYHPEVRVFEVFDADGSALGLFLGDFFARPSKRGGAWMNELVGQSRLLGTRPVVVNNLNIAKPPAGEPALLTWDNVRTLFHEFGHALHGLFSDVRFPFFAGTEVPRDFVEFPSQVNEMWMDRPEVLANYAKHVETGEPMPAELVERMAEAARFGEGFRTVDYLAAALLDWAWHRVPGPDALADVDPEAFERQALEKAGVAMDTIPPRYRTGYFAHVFAGGYAAGYYSYIWSEVLDADTVQWFEDGAAPIREKGETFRRELLSRGGSVDPLAAFESFRGRAPEIEPLLTRRGLVS
- a CDS encoding TerD family protein, with protein sequence MTSPMLSKGQNVPLPDDVDRIDVVIGWTESEIEVDASALLLGADRRVGSDADFIFYNQPESTDGSVRFLGTSATEEGAQARIAIDLSAVPDSVHTVALAGSVGVGTFGDLGKLALRVVDAAGLSLAEYVTADATMESAFVFGEIYRRGGAWKVRAVGQGWESGLAGLAKDFGVDVDDAEPETGCTEPDSAPASEPDPAAPVEPVAAEPDGQPQQAPASGARASGQGRGVRTAKRALKKAKPLEFRLAELDTWQPARLFSVVGVGAGEEQERRATSALIGTMQAVRPFARAVCARMGAPVGAFEGYVEVQYERGESKVIPDAVLKVSRGSRVWTGLLEVKTGNGKLKRDQLESYLDVARKKKYDAVVSLSNDVPASPGELPVEVDRRKLAKVALRHLSWAEVAHEARMLLSHGGIDNELQAWILGEFLRYLDHPRSGATEFVDMGRHWVAVRDSVTAGTLRAGDQKALTVADTWVSLSRHLALRLTAELGVTVKHILPRRHRSDPAARNAAVAERLAADGTFEAVLRIPDTAGDLVVIADVRTNKVRCRTVLDAPNEGSSGRRMSWLLRQLEDAPGDVQVEAVFSERGNEACEHLATVRANPKVLTDGRSGAIVSFSLEQTFPMGNRRAGTAASFISSVTSATDAFYGSVVQPLRGWVPAAPKQPEQVQSEAAASTE
- a CDS encoding bile acid:sodium symporter family protein, which encodes MDSPLVSVGLPIALAVIMFGLGLSLTVADFTRIARNPKTVAIALACQLVVLPIVAFGLVLLFDLPPILAVGMMLLASSPGGTTANLFSHLFRGDVALNVSLTAVNSIIAVVTVPLVTNFAIDYFDPDEGAGTVGLQFGKVVQVFAIVLVPVAIGMVVRRLWSGFADRMDRPVRIGSALTLALVVVGTMVAERDNLVDYALDVGAVTTLFCLASLTAGYFLPRWLGVPDRQAIACSMEVGIHNSTIAITIAISVLDSTEMAVPAAVYGVLMFPLATAVGWLLTRGQPRPALAETS
- a CDS encoding glutamine amidotransferase, whose translation is MAKPCLLLQLRPERAAADDEYRAILRAGELQADDVVRVKMDEEFPHIDLDDYSAVIVGGGPSNVSSPEDQKYPYQRRFEPRLKKLMTEIVGRDFPYLGACYGLGILADVLGGKVSGDRYGETAGAQTIELVDHADEDPLLRDLPRSFRAFVGHKEACQEVPPGATLLAGSSGCLVQMIRTGQHVYATQFHPELDGNGLAIRIDAYRHAGYFAPEEADYLTELGHRESITVPPEILRRFVTRYRVD